In Cryptomeria japonica chromosome 10, Sugi_1.0, whole genome shotgun sequence, a genomic segment contains:
- the LOC131060673 gene encoding WRKY transcription factor 18-like: MAELKRAREENQKLTFMIKCTCSKYLSLKTQVMKQKEDKKRYFLKSMAKTLKLSTDLEGDSIRGTSREKDYDCCMDFSTPCGSEHKNSKFCMDDDLQLTLPCKRRNVEYALPEERNENSWSKEDSQNKKAHVDAGVQAHKKIITVRIKSQVNDGCQWRKYGQKMTRNNVWPRGYYRCAVPTCPVKKQVQKCDQEPTFLTIKYEGEHNHLVNEEAMAAINAAKKELPFQAYITTMGSSPSITLDLI, encoded by the exons ATGGCCGAGTTAAAGCGTGCAAGAGAAGAGAACCAGAAGCTCACATTCATGATAAAGTGTACATGCAGTAAATACCTCAGCTTGAAAACACAAGTCATGAAACAGAAG GAAGATAAAAAGAGATATTTTCTGAAATCCATGGCCAAGACTCTGAAGCTAAGCACAGACTTAGAAGGGGACAGTATTAGGGGAACGTCCAGAGAAAAAGATTATGATTGTTGCATGGATTTTAGTACTCCATGTGGTTCAGAACACAAGAACTCCAAATTTTGCATGGATGATGATCTGCAGCTAACGTTGCCATGCAAGAGGAGGAACGTAGAATATGCGCTGCCAGAAGAGAGAAATGAGAATTCATGGAGTAAAGAGGATTCTCAGAATAAGAAAGCCCATGTTGATGCAGGTGTGCAGGCGCATAAGAAAATCATAACTGTGAGAATAAAATCACAG GTAAACGATGGCTGCCAGTGGAGAAAATATGGGCAGAAAATGACGAGAAACAATGTTTGGCCCAGAGGATATTACAGATGTGCAGTTCCTACTTGTCCAGTTAAAAAGCAAGTACAAAAGTGTGACCAAGAACCCACTTTTTTGACCATTAAGTACGAAGGAGAACATAATCATTTGGTGAATGAGGAGGCCATGGCCGCCATTAATGCAGCAAAGAAGGAGCTTCCCTTTCAGGCCTACATTACCACAATGGGTTCCTCTCCAAGCATTACTCTCGACCTTATATAA